Proteins encoded in a region of the Malaciobacter mytili LMG 24559 genome:
- a CDS encoding sensor histidine kinase produces the protein MLSEKEKSILKIIKLFPLFLIITFSIICSYIFFIEHNKHYVKETNALKEKFIYTEKTKIKNEVERIYEYISFHKSNSENELKELIKNQVEEAHFMMSGIYETYKNEKSKDEIIKIIKASLNKMRYLDGRGYFYIYDLKGNNIFHPILKFLEGKSLWEYRDITGKLIIQNGIKILKEKKETFDEWYWEEPTTKKVKRKIGFHKMFEPYNIFIGSGEYIEDFEEELKDKILEYIGKIKYIDNQGITIINQIGTILTHTNKDLIGKNVFNLKNSKDFSIYKEIIALSKTQSGYLSYEDTSLINKTEFINKISYIKALENWNWIIFSSFYKDSVNKQIQDRVENLEKDDKQTVTSFIVLAIILTLLMLLISYRITKILEKNFLEYRKRILEKIEENREKDNILAQQSKMAAMGEMIANIAHQWKQPLSVISTAVTGLKFEKEMGLLKDEDFNRGLDSIYNSVIHLSSTIDDFRNFFKPNKEKKVFDLKNIVEKTSKLISSQFDIYNIYFVKNIQNVKIFGQENELVQVMINLLNNAKDALKDKEGKRLIFIDIYKEDKKAFIVIKDTAGGIPSKNINKIFNAYFTTKGEEGTGIGLYMSKNIIEKSFESTIKVENSTFIYEKEQFSGAKFTIAFSCVED, from the coding sequence ATACTGAAAAAACAAAAATAAAAAATGAAGTAGAAAGAATCTATGAATATATTAGTTTTCATAAATCAAATAGTGAAAATGAACTAAAAGAACTTATAAAAAATCAAGTGGAAGAAGCTCATTTTATGATGAGTGGAATTTATGAAACTTATAAAAATGAAAAATCAAAAGATGAAATCATAAAAATAATCAAAGCCTCTTTAAATAAGATGAGATATTTAGATGGAAGAGGATATTTTTATATCTATGATTTAAAAGGAAATAATATTTTTCATCCCATATTAAAGTTTTTAGAGGGTAAAAGTTTATGGGAGTATAGAGATATTACGGGAAAATTGATTATTCAAAATGGTATAAAAATATTAAAAGAGAAAAAAGAAACCTTTGATGAGTGGTATTGGGAAGAACCAACTACAAAAAAAGTAAAAAGAAAAATCGGTTTTCATAAAATGTTTGAACCTTATAATATTTTTATAGGTTCAGGAGAATATATAGAAGATTTTGAAGAAGAGTTAAAAGATAAAATCTTAGAATATATTGGAAAAATCAAATATATAGATAATCAAGGTATAACTATTATAAATCAAATAGGAACAATTTTAACACATACAAATAAAGACTTAATTGGAAAAAATGTATTTAATTTAAAAAACTCAAAAGATTTTAGTATTTATAAAGAGATAATTGCTTTATCTAAAACTCAAAGTGGTTATTTAAGCTATGAAGATACTAGCCTTATAAATAAAACAGAATTTATAAATAAAATTAGTTATATAAAAGCCTTAGAAAATTGGAATTGGATTATCTTTAGTTCTTTTTATAAAGATTCAGTAAATAAGCAAATACAAGATAGAGTTGAAAATTTAGAAAAAGATGATAAGCAAACAGTTACTTCTTTTATCGTTTTAGCAATAATTTTAACTTTATTGATGCTTCTAATTTCTTATAGAATTACTAAAATTTTAGAAAAAAACTTTTTAGAATATAGAAAAAGAATTTTAGAAAAAATTGAAGAAAATCGTGAAAAAGATAATATACTAGCACAACAATCAAAAATGGCAGCTATGGGAGAAATGATAGCAAATATTGCCCATCAATGGAAACAACCCCTTTCGGTTATTTCAACTGCTGTTACAGGTTTGAAATTTGAAAAAGAGATGGGACTTTTAAAAGATGAAGATTTTAATAGGGGATTAGATAGTATTTATAACTCTGTTATTCATCTTTCTTCTACAATAGATGATTTTAGAAACTTTTTTAAACCTAATAAAGAAAAAAAAGTATTTGATTTAAAAAATATAGTAGAAAAAACTTCAAAATTAATTAGTTCTCAATTTGATATTTATAATATTTATTTTGTAAAAAATATTCAAAATGTAAAAATATTTGGTCAAGAAAATGAACTAGTTCAAGTAATGATAAATCTTTTAAATAATGCTAAAGATGCTTTAAAAGATAAAGAAGGGAAAAGACTTATATTTATTGATATTTATAAAGAAGATAAAAAAGCTTTTATTGTTATAAAGGATACAGCAGGTGGAATTCCTTCAAAAAATATAAATAAAATATTTAATGCTTATTTTACAACAAAGGGTGAAGAGGGTACTGGTATAGGACTTTATATGTCAAAAAATATTATAGAAAAAAGCTTTGAGTCTACTATTAAAGTAGAAAATAGCACCTTTATATATGAAAAAGAGCAGTTTTCAGGTGCTAAATTTACTATAGCTTTTTCTTGTGTGGAAGATTAG
- a CDS encoding GP88 family protein, producing MQYNYNTTNLLSKKIEGNTILATLYLAAQKNIMHAPMYGIQYDNKAINLSKINLCKNATNGCVTACIYHNGLFQNSHFSKNKIKQARIKRTFLFLVQKDDFFEKLIKEIKTLQRKAKKENFKLLIQLNKTSDILWEKESFTYKEKEYQNIMQLFPDVQFFDYTKYNILKNRKKVPANYTLIYSRAGLNKGKLVETWDELKTLLDNNIDVAIVCSSSIKEYLLSLNSYNSYKVLEAEVAEQNAFEYKRNSLEGYILIHEAKRGTNINKNSAFVLEEHKDLQEYLN from the coding sequence TTGCAATATAACTACAATACAACAAATCTATTATCAAAAAAAATTGAAGGAAATACAATATTAGCTACACTATATTTAGCTGCACAAAAAAATATAATGCATGCACCTATGTATGGTATACAATACGATAATAAGGCTATTAATTTAAGTAAAATCAACTTATGTAAAAATGCTACAAATGGCTGTGTAACTGCCTGTATTTATCATAATGGATTATTTCAAAACTCTCACTTTAGTAAAAATAAAATTAAACAAGCAAGAATAAAAAGAACTTTTTTGTTTTTAGTTCAAAAAGATGATTTTTTTGAAAAATTAATAAAAGAGATAAAAACTCTACAAAGAAAAGCAAAAAAAGAGAATTTTAAACTATTAATTCAATTAAATAAAACTTCAGATATTTTATGGGAAAAAGAGAGTTTTACTTATAAAGAAAAAGAGTATCAAAATATTATGCAACTTTTTCCAGATGTTCAATTTTTTGATTATACAAAATATAATATTTTAAAAAATAGGAAAAAAGTTCCTGCAAACTACACATTAATTTACTCAAGGGCAGGTTTAAATAAAGGTAAATTAGTTGAAACTTGGGATGAGTTAAAAACTCTATTGGATAATAATATAGATGTGGCTATTGTTTGTTCTTCTTCAATTAAAGAGTATCTTTTATCTTTAAATAGCTATAACTCATATAAAGTTTTAGAAGCAGAAGTTGCAGAACAAAATGCTTTTGAATATAAAAGAAATTCCCTTGAAGGATATATTTTAATTCATGAAGCAAAAAGAGGTACAAATATTAATAAAAATAGTGCTTTTGTATTGGAAGAACATAAAGATTTGCAAGAGTATTTAAACTAA
- a CDS encoding PAS domain S-box protein — translation MTNQVLKEDIYKYLNIAKGIYVVLEVDSTILFANDYACNLLGVPLEKLVGMKWIEHFLPEELKTYISNVFIEISKKNMQINEYVENEIITLNGEKKFISWRNSYIEENKKVSKIVCFGEDIAEKREIQKYIEEKEERLKAIFDFSPLGILISDKTGKMIEANLSFLNMLGYCQDEIIGKSYLDITHKDIISLNEEYFNKLIDNEIGMYKITKKYITKNNELIWGNVTVSTIKDDYNEILYVLAIIEDITEMKKREEDIIAQRKFLHTIIDENPNIIMVKDYDGKFVLANQAIAKLYNTTTENLIGKTDEDFNPNKEQVEHYLSNVREIMHSDETKVVYEESTDSLTGKVKYYQSIKKPIVDKYGNKQILIIANDITEIKETQKKLKDNEEMIHHQSKMAAMGEMLENIAHQWRQPLSVITTSASSVKIHKEMETLTDEFLDEVLDAIVKSGNHLSQTIDDFRDFFKPDKEKVEFNIAITYKKALFLVSSKLKNREIKIIENIKDIKLYGFDNELIQVIMNLINNARDALEEKKIEYKLIFIDIYKDEENNAVLKILDNAGGIPVNIIGKIFDPYFTTKHKSLGTGIGLYMCEEILVKHMNGQIRVKNKEYEYKNKQYKGAEFTLKIPILEKQEEI, via the coding sequence ATGACTAATCAAGTTTTAAAAGAAGATATTTATAAGTATTTAAATATTGCAAAAGGCATATATGTAGTTTTAGAAGTAGATTCTACAATACTTTTTGCAAATGATTATGCATGTAATTTATTGGGTGTTCCTTTAGAAAAACTAGTAGGTATGAAGTGGATTGAACATTTTTTACCAGAAGAACTTAAAACTTATATATCAAATGTATTTATTGAAATTTCTAAAAAAAATATGCAAATTAACGAATATGTTGAAAATGAAATTATTACTTTAAATGGAGAAAAAAAATTTATCTCTTGGAGAAACTCTTATATTGAAGAAAATAAAAAAGTTTCAAAAATTGTATGTTTTGGTGAAGATATTGCAGAAAAAAGAGAAATTCAAAAATATATTGAAGAAAAAGAAGAGAGACTTAAAGCAATATTTGATTTTTCACCTTTAGGAATTTTAATCTCAGATAAAACAGGAAAAATGATAGAAGCTAACTTATCTTTTTTAAATATGTTAGGCTATTGTCAAGATGAGATAATTGGCAAATCTTATTTAGATATTACTCATAAAGATATAATTAGTTTAAATGAAGAGTATTTTAATAAACTTATTGATAATGAAATAGGAATGTATAAAATTACTAAAAAATATATAACAAAAAATAATGAACTAATTTGGGGAAATGTAACAGTATCTACAATAAAAGATGATTATAATGAGATTTTATATGTTTTAGCAATAATAGAAGATATTACTGAGATGAAAAAAAGAGAAGAAGATATTATTGCTCAAAGAAAATTTCTACATACTATTATCGATGAAAATCCAAATATTATTATGGTAAAAGATTATGATGGGAAGTTTGTTTTAGCAAATCAAGCTATAGCAAAACTTTATAATACCACTACTGAGAACCTAATTGGTAAAACAGATGAAGATTTTAATCCAAATAAAGAACAAGTTGAACATTATTTATCAAATGTTAGGGAAATAATGCATTCAGATGAAACAAAAGTAGTATATGAAGAATCAACAGATAGCTTAACAGGAAAAGTAAAATATTATCAATCTATTAAAAAACCAATAGTTGATAAATATGGTAATAAACAGATTTTAATTATTGCAAATGATATTACAGAGATAAAAGAGACACAAAAAAAATTAAAAGATAATGAAGAGATGATTCATCATCAATCAAAAATGGCAGCTATGGGTGAAATGCTTGAAAATATTGCTCACCAATGGAGACAACCTTTATCTGTAATTACAACAAGTGCAAGTAGCGTAAAAATTCATAAAGAGATGGAAACTTTAACAGATGAGTTTTTAGATGAGGTATTAGATGCAATAGTAAAATCAGGAAATCATCTTTCTCAAACAATTGATGATTTTAGAGACTTTTTCAAACCAGATAAAGAAAAAGTTGAATTTAATATAGCAATTACATATAAAAAAGCGTTATTTTTAGTAAGTTCAAAATTAAAAAATAGAGAAATTAAAATTATTGAAAATATTAAAGATATAAAACTATATGGTTTTGATAATGAATTAATTCAAGTAATTATGAATCTTATAAATAATGCAAGAGATGCCTTAGAAGAGAAAAAAATAGAATATAAACTTATTTTTATAGATATTTATAAAGATGAAGAAAATAATGCAGTATTGAAAATATTGGATAATGCAGGAGGAATCCCTGTTAATATTATTGGAAAAATTTTTGACCCTTACTTTACAACAAAACACAAAAGTTTAGGTACAGGAATAGGCCTTTATATGTGTGAAGAGATTTTAGTAAAACATATGAATGGACAAATTCGTGTAAAAAATAAAGAGTATGAATATAAAAATAAGCAATATAAAGGTGCAGAGTTTACTTTAAAAATACCTATTTTAGAAAAACAAGAGGAGATATAA